The Saprospiraceae bacterium genome includes a window with the following:
- a CDS encoding glycoside hydrolase family 30 protein encodes MKFIVQINVVFFAILMIMNSCSNSKSLNVEVYETSESGNHLTRLSEFPVSETTVEISILPEEKYQTITGFGGSFTEASAYLLNKISKENRNKIIEAYFGDSGAKYSLTRTHMNSCDFSLTNYSYAPVKDDMVLDSFSVKEDQDDIILMIKEAMAVSKDGFKIIASPWTAPPWMKDNNDWRGGKLLPKYYDTWALFFSKYFEAYKSEGIDIWGFTVENEPLGNDKNWESMHYTAEEMNDFVKNHLGPKLKSDGHPVKILGYDQNRDAHLKTWVDIMYDDKEASEYFSGTAVHWYASTYDYFPDALQYAHAKAPDKHLIQTEGCVDAQVPVWKNDAWYWSKEATDWGWDWAPENQKYLHPKYEPVYRYARDIIGCMNNWVDGWIDWNMVLDKQGGPNWFKNWCVAPVIVDIETDEVYFTPLYYTMAQFSRYIRSGAVRIGFSNTDTELMVTAAQNQDGSIAVVLFNPDEEVKGIRLELQGKFTEISIRGKAIQTIIIK; translated from the coding sequence ATGAAGTTCATAGTACAGATTAATGTTGTGTTTTTTGCCATATTGATGATCATGAATAGTTGCAGTAACTCCAAATCATTAAATGTAGAAGTTTATGAAACTTCTGAGAGCGGTAACCATCTTACCCGACTTTCTGAATTTCCTGTTTCTGAAACGACAGTAGAAATATCTATTTTACCTGAAGAAAAATATCAAACCATCACCGGCTTTGGGGGATCATTTACAGAGGCGTCAGCTTATCTTTTAAATAAAATAAGCAAAGAAAACCGTAATAAAATCATAGAAGCATATTTTGGAGATTCAGGTGCAAAATATTCCCTGACCCGAACACATATGAATTCCTGCGACTTCTCGCTGACCAACTATTCTTATGCTCCTGTAAAAGATGACATGGTATTGGATAGTTTTTCTGTAAAAGAAGATCAGGACGACATCATTCTGATGATAAAAGAGGCTATGGCGGTGTCTAAAGATGGTTTTAAGATTATAGCCTCCCCCTGGACCGCTCCGCCATGGATGAAAGACAACAATGACTGGCGTGGAGGTAAATTATTACCCAAATATTACGATACATGGGCATTGTTCTTTTCAAAATACTTTGAAGCATACAAATCTGAAGGTATAGATATCTGGGGATTCACTGTCGAAAATGAGCCGTTAGGTAATGATAAGAATTGGGAAAGTATGCATTACACAGCAGAAGAGATGAATGATTTTGTAAAAAATCATTTAGGCCCAAAATTAAAATCAGATGGTCATCCTGTAAAAATATTGGGTTATGATCAGAATCGGGATGCACATCTCAAAACCTGGGTGGATATTATGTATGATGACAAAGAAGCAAGTGAATACTTTAGTGGCACAGCCGTACATTGGTATGCAAGCACATATGATTATTTTCCCGATGCTTTACAATATGCACATGCCAAAGCGCCTGATAAACATTTAATCCAAACGGAAGGCTGTGTAGATGCCCAGGTTCCTGTTTGGAAAAATGATGCATGGTACTGGTCTAAAGAAGCCACTGATTGGGGATGGGATTGGGCACCTGAAAATCAAAAATATCTGCATCCCAAATATGAACCGGTCTATCGATATGCCAGAGATATCATTGGATGTATGAATAATTGGGTAGATGGTTGGATTGACTGGAATATGGTTCTGGACAAACAAGGTGGACCCAATTGGTTTAAAAACTGGTGCGTTGCTCCTGTTATTGTGGATATTGAAACGGATGAAGTTTATTTTACACCGCTATATTATACAATGGCACAATTCAGTCGATATATAAGATCCGGAGCAGTGAGAATCGGATTTTCCAATACGGATACTGAGTTGATGGTGACAGCAGCACAGAATCAAGACGGAAGTATTGCAGTAGTCTTGTTTAATCCCGATGAAGAAGTAAAAGGAATTCGTCTGGAATTACAGGGAAAATTCACTGAAATTTCTATCCGTGGGAAGGCTATTCAAACAATTATCATCAAATAA
- a CDS encoding MFS transporter, translating to MSTSENKSRDRVPFIQKSAFGAGHLALNLLPGALGVFSFFLLTAFGMDPFLAGILGGLPRVYDAITDPIMGFVSDNTKSKWGRRRPYIFIGAILSGIFYILLWQMSPENSEMYNFWYFLIFSLIFLTGNTIFATPLVGLGYEMTTDYNERTRLMGFANTVGQIAWMIVPWFWVIIANPAMYATQVEGVNQLAIYVGIICMVLGVLPAIFCKGIDAAHMENRKEISLKTIGSSFKELFNGIKQVSRNKPFMKLCAATFLVFNGFQIVASFSVFIIVFYIYDGSYEGAGTWPAWFATITAIFTAFLVIPIVTRLANKWGKKNAFIIASFISIAGYLLKWWGFNTDLNESFNKTGIAQTMNQGLQSFFDSIRPTLDNLGMSWFSIDTSHGVPWLMFFPIPFLAFGLGSLFTLMMSMTADVCDLDELENGMPRKEGTFGAIYWWMVKLGQGLALVIGGFVLKVIGFDGGLASQTAETLFQLRVMDIIIPSLTAGIAAWVMWDYNLTEKRAREIKELLVSRRGEL from the coding sequence ATGTCAACAAGTGAAAACAAATCCAGAGATCGGGTACCATTTATTCAAAAGTCGGCTTTTGGAGCCGGACACTTAGCTTTGAATTTGTTACCAGGAGCACTCGGTGTATTTAGTTTTTTCTTATTGACTGCTTTTGGAATGGATCCATTTCTGGCTGGAATTCTAGGTGGATTACCCAGAGTTTATGATGCCATTACAGACCCTATTATGGGTTTCGTTTCAGATAATACAAAATCAAAATGGGGTAGGAGAAGACCATATATTTTTATTGGAGCTATTTTAAGTGGCATTTTTTACATTTTATTGTGGCAGATGAGTCCGGAAAATTCCGAAATGTATAATTTTTGGTATTTTCTAATCTTCTCGCTGATCTTCCTGACAGGTAACACTATTTTTGCCACACCATTGGTGGGTTTAGGTTACGAAATGACTACTGATTATAACGAACGGACCCGCCTGATGGGTTTTGCCAATACTGTAGGACAAATAGCCTGGATGATCGTTCCATGGTTTTGGGTCATCATTGCAAATCCGGCTATGTATGCTACCCAAGTGGAAGGCGTCAATCAATTAGCAATTTATGTAGGTATTATTTGCATGGTATTGGGGGTATTACCTGCAATATTTTGCAAAGGCATAGATGCAGCACATATGGAAAACAGAAAAGAGATTTCCTTAAAGACGATTGGTTCCAGTTTCAAAGAATTGTTTAATGGAATCAAACAAGTATCCCGAAATAAACCATTTATGAAGTTGTGTGCCGCGACATTTCTTGTTTTTAATGGTTTTCAGATTGTAGCATCCTTCAGCGTTTTTATCATAGTATTTTATATTTACGATGGTAGCTACGAAGGAGCCGGTACATGGCCTGCCTGGTTTGCCACTATTACAGCAATCTTTACTGCTTTTTTGGTTATTCCTATAGTCACCAGATTGGCCAATAAATGGGGGAAAAAGAACGCATTTATTATTGCATCTTTCATATCTATTGCAGGTTATTTGCTGAAATGGTGGGGTTTTAATACGGATTTAAACGAATCTTTCAACAAAACCGGCATTGCCCAAACTATGAACCAAGGATTGCAATCATTTTTTGATTCAATCAGACCCACTTTAGATAATCTCGGCATGTCCTGGTTCAGTATTGATACCAGTCATGGAGTTCCATGGCTGATGTTCTTCCCTATACCATTTTTGGCATTTGGTTTAGGGAGTTTGTTTACTTTAATGATGAGTATGACAGCGGATGTTTGTGATTTGGATGAATTGGAAAATGGTATGCCCAGAAAAGAAGGAACCTTTGGAGCTATATATTGGTGGATGGTGAAATTAGGACAAGGATTGGCTTTGGTAATTGGTGGATTTGTACTGAAAGTAATCGGATTTGATGGTGGCCTGGCGTCACAAACAGCAGAAACTTTATTTCAACTCAGAGTTATGGACATAATTATACCTTCACTCACTGCTGGTATTGCTGCATGGGTCATGTGGGATTATAACCTTACAGAAAAAAGAGCAAGAGAAATAAAAGAGCTTTTGGTAAGCAGAAGGGGGGAGTTATAA
- a CDS encoding T9SS type A sorting domain-containing protein: MRILTFLFLMIITGSLSFAQNAPINFEAGGNGANWTWTVFENDTNPALEILANPDQSGLNTSATVAKFTALQSGNPWAGCESLHGADIGPFVLNESNSTIKIMVWKSEISDVGIKLVAPTGWALPEIKVANTKVNEWEEITFNFSNYSNPPATEGAYDQIVIFPDFNLAGRGQTNIIYFDNITFSEGIGTTDGPNVAAPTPTYNPSDVISVFSDAYTNIPGSNLNPFWGQATVVTEILVQGNNTLKYSGLNYQGLELGSSQDVSEMEFLHLDYWTNNSTALSVFLISPGPQETGFALDVPTTGWNSVDIPLSAFAGVDLASIFQMKFEGNGDIYIDNIYFRKSGSSTSGPNAPIDFEPGGFGADWTWTVFENDTNPALEIIDNPDASGINTSSKVAKFTAIQSGNPWAGFESMHGADLGPFVLDATNSTIKIMVWKSVISDVGIKLVATTGWAMPELKVANTLVNQWEELTFDFSVYMNPPASEGPYDQIVIFPDFNLAGRGQENVIYLDNITFNPMEGTGGDEPLTAAPTPTVDPSKVISLYSDAYTDVPVDTWRTDWSSAILTDILIQGNPTKKYAQLDFVGIETVANQIDVTAMTHFHMDVWSPNFTFFGVKLVDFGADGAFDGGDDVEHQVNFNLPAQGQWLSLDIPLSDFAGLITKRNIAQLILVGQPSGSSTVFVDNVYFYNNSPVSTNDVDSEREVVKIFPNPVQNGGEVQFSKDVTKIEIYDISGRIVRTLNSASIKTDGLNQGIYIIKLQTFDNKIQTQRLIIN; this comes from the coding sequence ATGAGAATCTTGACATTTTTATTCTTAATGATCATAACGGGATCATTGAGTTTTGCTCAGAATGCACCGATTAATTTCGAAGCAGGCGGAAACGGGGCCAATTGGACCTGGACAGTTTTTGAAAACGATACCAATCCGGCTTTAGAGATTTTAGCGAATCCGGATCAATCCGGACTTAATACTTCAGCAACAGTAGCTAAATTCACTGCTTTGCAATCAGGAAATCCCTGGGCAGGTTGTGAGTCATTACATGGTGCAGATATCGGGCCATTTGTTCTAAATGAATCCAATTCAACCATAAAAATAATGGTGTGGAAATCTGAAATCAGTGATGTAGGAATTAAATTAGTAGCACCTACAGGATGGGCATTGCCTGAAATTAAAGTCGCAAATACCAAAGTGAATGAATGGGAAGAAATTACATTTAATTTTTCAAATTACAGCAATCCACCTGCAACAGAAGGAGCTTACGATCAAATTGTTATTTTCCCTGATTTTAATCTGGCAGGCAGAGGACAAACCAATATCATTTATTTTGATAATATAACATTTTCTGAGGGCATTGGTACTACAGATGGACCAAATGTAGCAGCTCCTACGCCAACTTACAATCCTTCTGATGTAATATCAGTTTTCAGCGATGCTTACACAAATATTCCGGGCTCCAATCTGAATCCTTTTTGGGGTCAGGCTACCGTCGTTACAGAAATTTTGGTTCAAGGTAATAACACTTTGAAATATTCAGGACTTAATTATCAAGGATTAGAATTGGGAAGCAGTCAGGATGTTTCTGAAATGGAATTTCTACATTTAGATTACTGGACGAATAATTCAACCGCATTGAGTGTCTTTCTGATTAGTCCCGGACCACAGGAAACAGGTTTTGCTTTAGATGTACCTACGACAGGATGGAATAGCGTTGATATACCTTTATCAGCTTTTGCGGGTGTTGATTTAGCAAGTATTTTTCAGATGAAGTTTGAAGGAAACGGCGATATCTATATAGATAACATTTATTTCAGAAAGAGTGGTTCGTCCACCTCAGGCCCCAATGCCCCGATAGACTTTGAACCGGGAGGATTTGGTGCAGACTGGACATGGACTGTTTTCGAAAATGATACTAATCCTGCATTGGAAATTATTGATAATCCTGATGCATCAGGTATAAACACATCTTCGAAAGTAGCAAAATTTACAGCAATACAATCAGGCAATCCGTGGGCGGGTTTTGAATCAATGCATGGTGCAGATCTGGGACCTTTTGTTTTAGACGCAACCAATTCTACCATTAAAATTATGGTGTGGAAATCTGTTATCAGTGATGTAGGGATTAAGCTTGTAGCTACAACCGGATGGGCTATGCCTGAATTGAAAGTAGCGAATACATTAGTTAATCAATGGGAAGAACTCACTTTCGATTTTTCAGTCTATATGAATCCTCCCGCTTCTGAAGGCCCCTATGACCAAATTGTTATATTTCCAGACTTTAATTTAGCGGGAAGAGGGCAGGAAAATGTTATATATTTAGACAATATAACATTTAATCCGATGGAAGGAACAGGTGGAGATGAACCGTTAACCGCAGCTCCAACCCCAACAGTGGATCCTTCAAAAGTAATTTCTTTATATAGTGATGCATATACAGATGTACCGGTAGATACCTGGAGAACAGATTGGTCTTCTGCGATTCTTACAGACATTTTAATACAAGGAAATCCAACCAAAAAGTATGCTCAATTGGATTTTGTAGGAATAGAAACGGTTGCTAATCAAATTGATGTTACAGCTATGACCCATTTTCATATGGATGTGTGGTCTCCGAATTTTACTTTTTTTGGTGTGAAGTTGGTTGATTTTGGTGCTGACGGCGCTTTTGATGGAGGTGATGATGTAGAGCATCAGGTTAATTTTAATTTACCTGCACAAGGTCAATGGCTTAGCCTGGATATACCATTGAGTGATTTTGCGGGTTTAATAACTAAAAGAAATATTGCACAATTAATCTTGGTTGGTCAGCCTTCCGGTTCCAGTACTGTATTTGTGGATAATGTTTATTTTTACAATAACTCACCAGTCAGTACCAATGACGTTGATTCAGAAAGGGAAGTTGTAAAGATATTTCCAAATCCTGTTCAGAATGGAGGCGAAGTTCAATTCAGCAAGGATGTCACTAAAATTGAAATCTATGACATTTCCGGTAGGATTGTCAGAACTTTGAACAGCGCAAGCATAAAAACGGATGGTCTGAATCAGGGTATTTATATAATAAAACTTCAGACTTTCGATAATAAGATTCAAACCCAACGATTGATTATTAATTAA
- a CDS encoding glycosyl hydrolase family 17 has protein sequence MKKRLFTYLTLILVGILTFSCAQQTNKKESTIKTAVEILGNPEYPAISYGGFRHKDRGIEPTLPELKEDMKILSAMGIKLLRTYNVKLLEASNLLKVIREMKEENPEFEMYLMLGAWIDCKDARTESPNHDEESEENAAEIDRAVALAAQYPDIVKIIAVGNEAMVKWATGYYVQAATILKWVNHLQNLKKEGKLPESLWITSSDNFASWGGGESEYHTEDLNKLIKAVDYISMHTYPMHDTHYNPDFWGVPEGEENLSDFEKIDAAMLRAREYSIAQYESVSRYVKAIDETKTIHIGETGWASQSNEHYGDEGSRATDEYKSAIFYNHMMEWTKKAGVTCFYFEAFDEQWKDSANPAGSENHFGLINLQSQAKYVLWDMVESGVFDGLTRDGKAITKTYKGEKDVLMRDVKVPPRASEIKKSN, from the coding sequence ATGAAAAAAAGATTGTTTACATATCTGACTCTGATCTTAGTAGGGATACTGACATTCTCGTGTGCCCAACAAACAAATAAAAAAGAATCAACTATCAAAACAGCAGTCGAAATATTAGGTAATCCGGAATATCCTGCCATTTCCTATGGCGGCTTTCGCCACAAAGACAGAGGAATAGAACCCACTTTGCCGGAATTGAAAGAAGATATGAAAATTCTTTCTGCTATGGGTATCAAATTGCTCAGAACTTACAATGTAAAATTACTGGAAGCATCCAATTTATTAAAGGTAATCCGTGAAATGAAGGAAGAAAATCCTGAATTTGAAATGTACCTGATGTTGGGTGCCTGGATCGATTGTAAAGACGCAAGAACAGAATCGCCCAATCATGATGAAGAAAGTGAAGAAAATGCTGCCGAAATTGACAGAGCCGTAGCATTAGCAGCACAATATCCCGATATCGTAAAAATTATTGCCGTTGGAAATGAAGCGATGGTGAAATGGGCAACCGGGTATTATGTGCAAGCCGCCACTATTCTGAAGTGGGTAAATCACTTACAAAACCTGAAAAAAGAAGGTAAATTGCCGGAATCACTTTGGATTACCAGTTCCGATAATTTTGCTTCCTGGGGTGGGGGTGAAAGCGAATACCATACAGAAGATCTGAACAAATTGATAAAAGCAGTGGATTACATATCTATGCACACTTATCCGATGCACGATACACATTATAATCCTGATTTTTGGGGTGTTCCGGAAGGCGAAGAGAATTTGTCTGACTTTGAAAAGATAGATGCCGCTATGCTCAGAGCCAGAGAATATTCCATTGCTCAATATGAAAGTGTGTCCAGATATGTAAAAGCTATTGATGAAACCAAAACAATCCATATTGGAGAAACCGGATGGGCCAGCCAGTCCAATGAACATTATGGTGACGAAGGATCACGTGCAACAGATGAATACAAATCGGCAATATTCTATAATCACATGATGGAATGGACTAAAAAAGCCGGTGTAACCTGTTTTTATTTTGAAGCTTTTGACGAACAATGGAAAGATTCAGCAAATCCGGCTGGTTCAGAAAACCATTTCGGGTTAATAAATTTGCAATCCCAAGCTAAATATGTTCTTTGGGACATGGTGGAATCCGGTGTTTTTGACGGTTTGACGAGGGATGGTAAAGCCATTACTAAAACATACAAAGGTGAGAAAGATGTATTAATGAGAGATGTGAAGGTGCCACCGAGAGCAAGCGAAATTAAAAAATCCAATTGA
- a CDS encoding Ig-like domain-containing protein — translation MRTNFFKHIKLFFSIVAISLISFGCERDESDLQPATFPNNPEVFIDGFSPGLNYGSFGGAVPTAFDVDTEVTFNKSAASMKIEVPDVNDPRGAYAGGVFFTSVGRDLSEYDALTFWAKASQPASIDIVGFGNDFGESKNQVSVSGLNLNTNWKKYILPIPDPSKFKEERGMFFYSEGPENERGYTFWFDEVKFEKLGTIAHGQSAILNGEDRVETGFIGVNKTIDGLLSIFNMPNGINQAVSITSSQFEFSSSDPSVATVDETGRVTVIGAGSATIRATLGGVQSNGSLTINSLGAFSPAPVPTRDPANVISIFSDVYPNHPVNYYNGYWAPWQTTVSNDFSVNGDNILNYNIFNFVGIEFSNPPVNATTMTHLHMDVYFPGPIAPGRQLRVIVVDFGADRAFGGGDDTRHSTTFTAPTLMSQKWIPINIPFSTLTMLGSRANLAQIILEGGDNSDLYVDNIYFYR, via the coding sequence ATGAGAACAAATTTTTTTAAGCATATCAAATTATTCTTTTCTATTGTAGCAATTTCATTGATTTCATTTGGATGTGAAAGGGATGAAAGTGATTTGCAACCGGCTACTTTTCCGAATAATCCTGAAGTATTTATTGATGGCTTTAGTCCGGGTTTGAATTATGGTTCTTTTGGTGGAGCTGTTCCAACCGCATTTGACGTAGATACTGAAGTAACTTTTAATAAATCAGCAGCCTCAATGAAGATAGAAGTACCGGATGTCAATGATCCAAGAGGTGCTTATGCAGGTGGGGTTTTCTTCACAAGTGTAGGCAGAGACTTGTCAGAGTATGACGCATTAACATTTTGGGCGAAAGCCTCACAACCGGCATCCATAGACATAGTAGGATTTGGAAATGATTTTGGTGAGTCTAAGAATCAGGTTTCCGTATCTGGTTTAAATTTAAATACAAACTGGAAAAAATACATTTTACCAATACCCGACCCGTCCAAGTTTAAAGAGGAAAGAGGGATGTTTTTCTATTCTGAAGGTCCTGAAAATGAAAGAGGTTATACTTTTTGGTTTGATGAAGTGAAATTTGAAAAACTGGGTACTATAGCTCATGGACAATCAGCTATTTTGAATGGCGAAGATAGAGTTGAGACCGGCTTTATAGGTGTAAATAAAACAATTGATGGTCTCCTTTCTATTTTTAATATGCCGAATGGCATTAATCAGGCTGTATCTATCACCTCTTCTCAATTTGAATTTTCATCATCCGATCCTTCCGTTGCCACTGTTGACGAAACAGGCAGAGTTACTGTCATAGGAGCGGGATCAGCAACAATCCGTGCAACTTTGGGAGGAGTTCAATCCAATGGATCACTAACGATCAACTCGCTGGGAGCATTTTCACCAGCGCCTGTTCCCACAAGAGATCCTGCAAATGTTATTTCAATATTTAGTGATGTGTATCCTAACCATCCGGTAAATTATTACAACGGTTATTGGGCACCTTGGCAAACGACTGTTTCAAACGATTTCAGTGTAAACGGAGATAATATACTGAACTATAATATCTTTAACTTTGTAGGGATTGAATTCAGTAATCCTCCTGTTAATGCTACAACTATGACACATCTTCATATGGACGTTTATTTTCCGGGTCCAATCGCTCCTGGTCGGCAACTTAGGGTTATTGTCGTTGATTTTGGTGCCGACCGTGCTTTTGGAGGTGGTGATGATACGAGACATTCTACAACTTTTACAGCTCCTACTTTAATGTCTCAAAAGTGGATACCAATTAATATTCCATTTTCTACTCTAACCATGTTGGGAAGCAGAGCAAATCTGGCGCAAATTATTTTGGAAGGTGGGGATAACTCGGATCTCTATGTTGATAATATATATTTTTACAGATAA
- a CDS encoding glycoside hydrolase family 16 protein, with product MKTFLNNMINKIGVLTVILFTMSCSSDDFQKLDQRNWQLVWADEFNEAAGTLPNSANWTYDLGNGLNGWGNQELQSYTNNPENVSMDGDGNLVITALRSGTLFTSARIKTQGLFSQKYGRFEARIITPYGPGLWPAFWMLGDNIETVNWPQCGEIDIMELRGQEPNAIAGSLHGPGYSAGNAISKKYVLSNSRFDTDYHLYAVEWDADKIDFFVDGYLYNRIERGDVPGEWVYDNPFFLILNIAVGGNYVGFPTTQTPFPQRMIIDYVRVYQEVK from the coding sequence ATGAAAACTTTTTTAAATAATATGATTAATAAAATAGGCGTCTTAACGGTTATTCTTTTCACCATGTCGTGTAGTTCTGATGATTTTCAGAAACTGGATCAGAGAAACTGGCAATTAGTTTGGGCTGATGAATTTAACGAAGCTGCCGGTACCCTTCCAAATTCTGCGAACTGGACTTATGATTTAGGAAATGGTCTGAATGGATGGGGGAATCAGGAATTGCAGAGTTATACTAACAATCCAGAGAACGTTTCGATGGATGGGGACGGCAATCTTGTAATCACTGCCTTAAGATCAGGCACTCTTTTTACTTCTGCAAGAATTAAAACTCAAGGCTTATTTTCGCAAAAATATGGCAGGTTTGAAGCCAGAATAATTACACCTTACGGACCGGGATTATGGCCGGCTTTCTGGATGCTCGGCGATAATATAGAAACGGTCAACTGGCCACAGTGCGGTGAAATAGATATTATGGAACTAAGGGGGCAAGAACCAAATGCTATTGCAGGTTCACTACATGGACCCGGATATTCAGCAGGTAATGCAATCTCCAAAAAGTATGTGCTCAGCAATAGTCGCTTTGATACAGATTATCACCTTTATGCAGTCGAATGGGATGCTGACAAAATTGATTTTTTTGTGGATGGTTATTTGTATAATCGGATTGAACGTGGTGATGTGCCTGGTGAATGGGTTTATGACAATCCATTTTTTCTGATTCTCAACATTGCTGTGGGAGGTAATTATGTAGGCTTTCCTACTACACAGACACCATTTCCACAGCGGATGATTATCGATTATGTGAGAGTATATCAAGAAGTAAAATAA
- a CDS encoding glycosyl hydrolase, giving the protein MSFRADKFLNFKDSGIIPHENFFDHKSEEEIRNLFLEILFSGVHGFCFSIYEEGQKPGDIISDGQVRRRLQILQRYTGWVRSFSCIEGNELVPKIAKELGLKTMVGAWLGNDEEKNQQEIEALIKLAKEGLVDIAAVGNEVLYRNDLTEPQLIQYIETVKNAIPDIPVGYVDAYYEFVKRPEIADICDVILCNCYPYWEGTEFRHSLQHMQQMYQQAVVAAKGKKVIITETGWPSSGEKLGGAQPSNQNAMKYFINSQLWANDENVEILYFSSFDESWKVGTEGTVGAYWGIWDSHENLKFVNEHI; this is encoded by the coding sequence ATGTCGTTCAGAGCAGATAAATTTTTAAATTTCAAAGATTCCGGTATTATTCCGCATGAGAATTTTTTTGACCATAAGTCAGAAGAGGAAATCAGAAATCTGTTTTTGGAAATTTTGTTTAGTGGAGTTCATGGATTCTGTTTCAGCATATACGAAGAAGGTCAAAAGCCCGGTGATATAATTTCAGATGGACAAGTAAGACGCAGACTACAGATTTTACAAAGATATACGGGATGGGTCAGGTCTTTTTCCTGTATTGAGGGTAATGAATTAGTTCCGAAAATTGCAAAAGAACTGGGACTTAAAACCATGGTAGGAGCTTGGCTGGGAAATGATGAAGAGAAAAATCAACAGGAAATTGAAGCATTGATTAAATTAGCAAAGGAAGGATTGGTTGATATTGCAGCAGTAGGAAATGAAGTTCTTTACAGAAATGACTTAACAGAACCTCAGCTTATTCAATATATCGAAACAGTTAAAAATGCTATTCCTGATATCCCTGTCGGATATGTAGATGCTTATTATGAATTTGTCAAAAGACCGGAAATAGCGGATATTTGTGATGTGATTTTATGCAATTGTTACCCATATTGGGAAGGTACAGAATTTAGACATTCTCTCCAGCATATGCAACAAATGTATCAACAGGCTGTGGTAGCAGCTAAAGGTAAGAAAGTAATAATAACTGAAACGGGCTGGCCAAGTAGTGGTGAAAAATTGGGTGGTGCACAACCATCTAACCAAAACGCTATGAAGTATTTTATTAATTCCCAATTGTGGGCAAATGATGAAAATGTAGAAATATTGTATTTTTCCTCATTCGATGAATCCTGGAAAGTTGGTACTGAAGGAACGGTTGGGGCATATTGGGGGATATGGGATAGTCATGAAAATTTAAAATTTGTAAATGAACACATTTAA
- a CDS encoding glycosyl hydrolase, producing the protein MNTFNILEIDPGRGICYSGFRDGQNPGGVYPDYNEIKEDLLILQNQWDYLRLYDCDQHADIIMDVITNENLNFKIMLGAYLNAEMNNFNCPWGGGVYTHEQLEENCSKNQIQVNKLIEKANKYPGIIFSLSVGNEACVDWTDHYVSEMKVAQYVRQVKDKVSQPVTFCENYVPWLHKLEHLASELDFISIHTYPVWEYKHIEDSLDYTKENYYSVVRKYPEKPVVITEAGWATNSNGRGINPESVSEDYQKMYFEKLMEWVEKEDILTFYFEAFDESWKGSSDPLEPEKHWGLYKTDRTPKKAVRELIYSDNFQLA; encoded by the coding sequence ATGAACACATTTAACATTTTGGAGATTGATCCAGGCAGAGGGATATGCTACTCCGGATTCAGAGATGGTCAGAATCCCGGTGGAGTATATCCGGACTATAATGAAATAAAAGAAGATTTATTAATACTCCAAAATCAATGGGATTACCTGCGATTATATGATTGTGATCAACATGCTGATATTATAATGGATGTCATTACAAATGAAAACCTGAATTTTAAAATAATGTTGGGGGCATATCTGAATGCTGAAATGAATAACTTTAATTGCCCTTGGGGAGGAGGAGTATATACGCATGAACAATTGGAAGAAAACTGTAGTAAGAATCAGATTCAGGTTAATAAGCTTATTGAAAAAGCGAATAAATACCCGGGAATAATTTTTTCGCTTTCGGTAGGAAATGAAGCTTGTGTCGATTGGACGGATCATTATGTTTCAGAAATGAAGGTGGCGCAATATGTTAGACAAGTAAAAGATAAAGTAAGCCAACCTGTAACATTTTGTGAAAATTATGTGCCGTGGCTGCACAAGTTAGAGCATTTGGCGTCTGAATTGGACTTTATTTCTATTCACACGTACCCGGTTTGGGAATACAAGCATATTGAAGATTCCTTAGATTACACCAAAGAAAATTATTATTCTGTCGTCAGAAAGTACCCGGAAAAACCGGTGGTTATAACGGAAGCAGGATGGGCAACCAACTCAAATGGCAGGGGGATAAATCCTGAAAGTGTGAGTGAGGATTACCAAAAAATGTATTTTGAAAAATTGATGGAATGGGTGGAAAAAGAAGATATTCTTACATTCTATTTCGAAGCATTTGATGAATCCTGGAAAGGTTCGTCGGATCCTTTAGAACCAGAAAAACACTGGGGATTATATAAAACAGACAGAACTCCCAAAAAGGCTGTCAGGGAATTGATTTACAGTGATAATTTTCAACTTGCCTGA